CATCCATTGGCTGGCCGAACTCACTGGCCCGGGCTGGTGGCTGGACCGCAGCCCCCGCGGGCACTGGGTGATCATCGCCGCCCAAGCTTAGGACCGGCGCCACTTGATCGCCGCCACCGCAACGGACAGAACCTGCGCCGATCAATCCAGGTGAGCCAGTGACCGCCTAGGCTTACGCGAAACTGCCAGCACATCGCGGAAGGCCTGCGCCTCCAGCGTGGCGACCCGCGCCAACGCCTCGATCGGGCCTGCCAGTTCCACGGCCTGCCGACTGCGGATTTGTCGCGCGCAGGCCACGGCAAACTGCCGCCAGGCATCCCCGCAAGCCGTCAGGCTCTGACCGACCTCGGCCAGATCGGCACGATTCAACCGATCCGCCATCTCATGCAGGTAGGCGGCATACATGAATCGGAAGCCGCCGCCTCCGGTGCCAATCTCTTCCTGCATACGGACGATCTGGCCCAGGTAGAGCCGCTGACGCGCATCGTCCGAACGCCGGGGGAGGCGTTCCAGCTGACGCCCCAGCAGACGAATGCCCCTGATACCGACAAACGGCAACGGCGCGCGCAGCATCATGTTGGCCGTCTTGCGCACACTGCGGGCGAAGGCCGTGGACCAGTCGATCGTTCCGGGCACCGAGACCGGCCAGTACATCAGCCCCTTGGGTGCCAGGGCACCCCGCACGAACCGCGCCCGCTGCAGCGCCTCGCGCGGGCAGCGCTGTGGCGCCTCGAAGACCGGATCACTGACCAGGTAGTCATCGCCGTCACGGCCGTACACGATCAGATTGTGTGCGTTGAAGTGAAAACGCATGGCGTCCGGAAAATAGGGCAGCCAGTACACAGAGGCCTGAATACCCACGGCGCGCCCCTGTTCCAGGGCGGCGTCCAGCGCCGCCATCCCGGCTGCGGGATGACGAAATCGCTGCTGCGCCCAGCGCACGCCGATGCGCCGCGCCAGGCCACGGTAAATCCGCCCGGGCGGCATGCGGTAACTGGTCAGCGGCAGTTCGTTAATGCGCACGAACGGCAGATGCACGAAGGTCAGCCCGCTGGACAGGCCGAGCACCTCGGCTTCCGACAGGGTCAGGCCGGCAGCTTCCAGCAGAATCGAACTAACACCGGTTTCGCAGTGGCCTGCATGACGGTGCGTAATGGGTTGTAGATTCATACGGGTGGCTCCGCCTCGGGCAGCAACTGCGCCACATCACAACCCAGCGCATCCGCGTATCGCTGCCTTAGCGCAGGACTCAGACGCCGATAACCCTTCGCGCGAAGATGACGCTTCACCCGCCAGGCCCACAGCCCGGTGGCCTGCGCCAGCGTGGGGATATCCATGCGGCGCAGGTACATGATCACCTCCAGGGGCGACCCCTGCCCGGCGGCGCAGCGCGCGCGGGCCGCCTGGGCCTGGGCTTCGAACGTGGCAACCGCCAGCGTGTTCGCGGCCTCCTCCACCGCCCAGCCAGAAGACGCCGCCACGACATACCCGCCGTCGGCATCCTGGGCATAAACTGCCCGCCGCTCTTTCGCATAGCCGGGACTGTCGTCCTGCGGCACCTCCTCAAGCTTCATGCCCCCTCCACCACCGTCAGCAGCATGTATGCGGCCGAGAAGCGCCCGCTCTCGGGCACAAAGCACAGCACCCGCTGACCCGGCGCCAGCGAGGTTTCGCGTTGCAGCGCATCCAGCATCAGATAGATCGACGCCGAGCCGACATTGCCGACCTCCGGCAGATTGGTGAACCAGCGGTCTTCAGGAATTTCGAACCCGATTCGGCGTAAGCCCTGCTGGATGCGCGGGCGGAAGTATTCGGAAGAGTAGTGCGGCAGAAACCAGTCAATCGCATCGGCGGCCAGCGGTCGACGTGCCAGCACCTCTGGCAACGCGCGCTCGATCGTCAACGCGACGATGTGCTCGTTGAGCTGACGCACGTCCTGCTGGAAGGTCATCGCCCCGGAGGCCGACCAGGCGTCGGCGGGCAGCTCCCGCCAGCCCTGCAAGCCGCCCTCGGCCTGCTTGCGGGCACCGGCATACATGCAGGCCGCCTGTTCATGAGCGTAGGAGCGCAGCTCAATCCAGTCCAGCCGGAACGACAGTCCGTGTTCCGCAGGCTGCCGACCCAGCAGCAGTGCGCCGGCGCCATCAGACAGCATCCAGCGCAGGAACACGCCATCGAATGCCAGCTCCGGCCGCCGCTCCATCGCTGACAGTTGCGCCTCGTACTGCGCCGTGAACTGCTCGGATCGCATGAAGGTTGAGGCGGTTTCCGAACCCGTGGCCACCGCCGTGCTGGCCTGTCCGGCGGACACGG
The Abyssibacter profundi DNA segment above includes these coding regions:
- a CDS encoding BtrH N-terminal domain-containing protein yields the protein MNLQPITHRHAGHCETGVSSILLEAAGLTLSEAEVLGLSSGLTFVHLPFVRINELPLTSYRMPPGRIYRGLARRIGVRWAQQRFRHPAAGMAALDAALEQGRAVGIQASVYWLPYFPDAMRFHFNAHNLIVYGRDGDDYLVSDPVFEAPQRCPREALQRARFVRGALAPKGLMYWPVSVPGTIDWSTAFARSVRKTANMMLRAPLPFVGIRGIRLLGRQLERLPRRSDDARQRLYLGQIVRMQEEIGTGGGGFRFMYAAYLHEMADRLNRADLAEVGQSLTACGDAWRQFAVACARQIRSRQAVELAGPIEALARVATLEAQAFRDVLAVSRKPRRSLAHLD
- a CDS encoding helix-turn-helix domain-containing protein, which translates into the protein MKLEEVPQDDSPGYAKERRAVYAQDADGGYVVAASSGWAVEEAANTLAVATFEAQAQAARARCAAGQGSPLEVIMYLRRMDIPTLAQATGLWAWRVKRHLRAKGYRRLSPALRQRYADALGCDVAQLLPEAEPPV
- a CDS encoding beta-ketoacyl-ACP synthase III, with amino-acid sequence MQDVFIRGTSAVLPNAPVSNDDMESVLGQIGDRPARERRIVLSRNGIRQRYYAVDPATRQPTHTNARLTAEAVKGLVGADFSLPDLDVLACGTSSPDQMAPGHGVMVHGELPEAASCEAVSLAGICCSGVAALRYAALTVSAGQASTAVATGSETASTFMRSEQFTAQYEAQLSAMERRPELAFDGVFLRWMLSDGAGALLLGRQPAEHGLSFRLDWIELRSYAHEQAACMYAGARKQAEGGLQGWRELPADAWSASGAMTFQQDVRQLNEHIVALTIERALPEVLARRPLAADAIDWFLPHYSSEYFRPRIQQGLRRIGFEIPEDRWFTNLPEVGNVGSASIYLMLDALQRETSLAPGQRVLCFVPESGRFSAAYMLLTVVEGA